The genomic DNA CATCCTCCCCTCGACCGAGAGGGCATTGATCGCCGGGCCGGTAAATTCCATCGACATATAACGGGCGCCGTCGACCCCGATCTGGCCGATGGTGTAGAGGATGAGGTCCTTGGCTTCAACCCATTTGGGGAGTTTGCCGCGGTAGACGAATTTTAATTGTTCCGGGACCTTGAACCAGACTTCGCCGGTCGCCATCCCGGCCGCCATGTCGGTAGAGCCGACGCCGGTCGAGAAAGCCCCCAGGGCGCCGTAAGTACAGGTGTGGGAATCGGCCCCGATGATCAGGTCGTCAGGCTTGATCGCCCCCATCTCCGGCAGGAGAGCGTGTTCGACCCCCATACAGCCGATCTCAAAGAAATTGACGATCCCGTATTTTTTGGCGAATTCGCGCATCATCTTGACCTGTTCGGCCGATTTGATGTCTTTGGCCGGGGTGAAATGGTCGGGGACCAGGAAGATCTTCTTTTTGTCGAAAACTTTTTTGACGCCGATCTTCTCGAACTCTTTGATCGCCGTGGGTGAGGTGATGTCGTTCCCCAGGACGAGGTCGAGCCTGCAGTTGATCAATTCGCCGGGAGAGACCGACTTTTTTCCGGAGTGTTTGGCGAGGATTTTTTGGGAAATTGTCTGTGCCATAACCTGATTTTATCAAAGTTCCCCCTCGGTTTCAAGAAAACTCTATGTTATAATTCCATCACGATAGGAAGGGTGATTTTTCATGAAAAAAATCTTTGCGGGGTTGTCTGCTCTGTTGCTCCTTGGTTGTTTTAGTCAGGTCAAGGCGGAGATTGGGGTCGGTTACGAAACAATGGTGGTCCTGCCGCACGCTTTTACTCTCTACTACAAAGATAAATCGACCGGGTTGGGGGCGAAGTTTTCAGCCGATTTTGGGACCTCTCTTCTTTCCAACATGGTGAAACTTTACGGCTCGATAGTTACTTTGGGACTGGCCAATATTAACAGCGTAAACTTTTATACCGCCTCGATAACCAAAGATCTTACCCAGGAGCCAAGGTCGCGCTCTTACGCGCGGCTTGGGGCGATGTTCTTTTCCGCTTCATCGGGGAGCGCGTCGACGACCACGACGATCCCGACGCTGGGGATAGGTTGGGAGTGGGAGGATGGCCTTTTTGGCCAGGCTACTTCCTGTGAAATTGGGTATCCGGAATTCTTGACCCTGGGACTGCGGCATTATTTTTAAGCGAGGAGATTAACTTGATCAATAAGGTTTTTATCGCGGTCATTGGCGAAAGCCACGCGTCGGCGGAGATCGCTAAACTGGCCGAAGAGGTTGGGATAGAGATCGGCAAAGCGGGGGCGGTCCTGGTTTGCGGCGGTTTAAAAGGGGTCATGGAGCATGTCGCTAAGGGGGCCAAGAGCGCCGGAGGCACGACAATTGGTATTTTACCAGGGAGTAAGCGGGACGATGCCAATCCTTATATTGATTATCCGATCGTTACCGGCATTGGTTACGCCAGAAATAAACTGGTTGTCAAAACGGGGCAGGCGGTCATTGCGGTGGGGGGGTCTTACGGCACCCTCTCGGAGATCGGCTTTGCTTTAGGTTATAAGATACCGGTCGTTGGACTAAACACCTGGCAGATGATCCACCACGATGGCCAGTTGGACAAGCAGGTTCACCGGGTTAATACCGCCAAGGACGCTGTTGTCCTGGCCATGAAATTAGCCCGTGAAGCCAAACCGGAAGAGCCGCGAGAATTCAGAAGCTAATGACTACCCAACGTCAGGCCGCTTTAAAAGGGGTTATCACCCCGCAGATGAAGCAAGTAGCCCGGGACGAGGGAACAGGTGACACGGTTATACGGGATGGGGTAGCCAAAGGGACAATTGCGATTCCGTTTAATAAAAGGCATCGAGGGGTCAAGGCAATAGGCATAGGCAAAGGCTTGAGGACGAAAGTTAACGCCAACATCGGGACCTCGGCTGATTTTCCCCAGCTTAAAAACGAACTAAAAAAACTCAAGGCGGCTCTTGACGCCAAAACCGACGCGTTGATGGACCTGTCGACCGGCGGCGACATCAACGCCACTCGCAAAGCGATCATGTCCGCTTGCCCGGTCCCGGTCGG from Candidatus Margulisiibacteriota bacterium includes the following:
- a CDS encoding TIGR00725 family protein, whose translation is MNKVFIAVIGESHASAEIAKLAEEVGIEIGKAGAVLVCGGLKGVMEHVAKGAKSAGGTTIGILPGSKRDDANPYIDYPIVTGIGYARNKLVVKTGQAVIAVGGSYGTLSEIGFALGYKIPVVGLNTWQMIHHDGQLDKQVHRVNTAKDAVVLAMKLAREAKPEEPREFRS